In a single window of the Subtercola sp. PAMC28395 genome:
- a CDS encoding SDR family oxidoreductase — MSNSEKSTPDAVVNPGPDAEVFAPLEGQHIMLTGATGFVGQALLEKLLSDYPTTRMTLLIRPKGSLTGEARLTSLLRKPVFSKWRERVGADEVDRAMRERITVVESSMGSVAAMPADLDVLIHSASTVSFDPPIDEAFKTNVGGAVGLYEALLRTGSDPHVVHVSTAYVGGIRKGTAVEESLKHTVDWRAEMDAAVAARAQVEASSRRPEVLRKLIAAARSEVGKVGPQAIAAAAEQGRVEWVTKRLVDYGRTRAQSLGWADVYALTKSMSERVAEQLWAGNGHRLSVVRPAIIESALNHPFPGWIDGFKVADPLIIAYGRGLLPEFPGLPDSILDIIPVDIVVNATLAVAANPPAVEEPKYYHLSSGGRNPLTMRDIYENVLTYFRANPIPDDQRGHIRAPLWSFPGAKAIARALRFGERTNSYARKTLLRLPSSSVTRDWMRSVSSRQTDLELLRAYSDLYQNYTQAEIIYDDSRTAALNEQLPLSERAKFGFNSQLIDWDHYLQQVHFPAVTTLMRTFSSRPRPKAQVEKPLPHNPDAVAVFDLEGTVLATNIIEQYLWVRLASLDKSKWPAELANLFGSLPRYIATDRRDRGEFLRTFLRRYEGVDEAALRELIRDSVGDVLLQRIRPEAVRQIRKHREAGHRTVLVTGTIDVFTSPFVSLFDEVVASSMHSQNGIWTGYLSKPPLVDEARAAWLRIYAEREGIDLSKSYAYGDSHADRAWLELVGNPQAVNPDAALYQHATVKHWRIHQWTDNKISPIDTIAELLRPAPPVTVAEANRPQHELSTAPSLKEIFHE, encoded by the coding sequence GTGAGCAACAGCGAGAAGTCCACACCGGATGCTGTGGTGAACCCAGGCCCAGACGCAGAGGTGTTCGCACCCCTCGAAGGCCAGCACATCATGCTCACCGGCGCCACCGGATTTGTCGGCCAGGCCCTGCTCGAGAAGCTGCTGAGCGACTATCCGACCACCCGCATGACGCTACTCATCCGGCCGAAGGGCTCGCTGACCGGCGAGGCGCGACTCACAAGCCTGCTGCGCAAACCCGTCTTCTCGAAGTGGCGTGAACGGGTCGGCGCCGACGAGGTCGACCGCGCGATGCGCGAGCGAATCACGGTGGTGGAGTCGAGCATGGGCTCCGTCGCCGCCATGCCCGCCGACCTCGACGTTCTGATCCACAGCGCCTCGACCGTGTCGTTCGACCCGCCCATCGACGAAGCCTTCAAGACCAACGTCGGCGGCGCGGTCGGGCTCTACGAGGCCCTGCTGCGCACCGGCTCCGACCCGCACGTCGTTCACGTCTCGACGGCCTACGTCGGCGGCATCCGCAAGGGCACCGCCGTCGAAGAGTCTCTGAAGCACACCGTCGACTGGCGTGCGGAGATGGATGCTGCGGTCGCCGCCCGCGCGCAGGTCGAGGCCTCCTCCCGCCGCCCAGAGGTACTGAGAAAGCTCATCGCCGCAGCACGAAGTGAGGTGGGCAAGGTCGGCCCACAGGCCATCGCCGCGGCAGCAGAACAAGGTCGCGTCGAATGGGTCACGAAGCGCTTGGTCGACTACGGCCGCACCCGCGCGCAGAGCCTGGGCTGGGCCGACGTATACGCGCTGACCAAGTCGATGAGCGAGCGAGTCGCCGAACAGTTGTGGGCCGGTAACGGGCACCGCCTGTCGGTCGTTCGCCCCGCCATCATCGAGAGCGCGTTGAACCACCCCTTCCCCGGCTGGATCGACGGCTTCAAGGTCGCCGACCCGTTGATCATCGCATACGGGCGCGGGCTGCTGCCGGAGTTCCCCGGCCTGCCAGACAGCATTCTCGACATCATCCCCGTTGACATCGTGGTCAACGCCACCCTCGCCGTCGCCGCGAACCCGCCCGCCGTCGAAGAGCCGAAGTACTACCACCTCAGTTCGGGCGGGCGAAACCCGCTCACCATGCGTGACATCTACGAGAACGTACTGACCTACTTCAGGGCCAACCCGATTCCGGATGACCAGCGGGGCCACATCAGAGCCCCCCTCTGGTCGTTCCCCGGCGCCAAGGCGATCGCCAGGGCCCTGCGTTTCGGCGAGCGCACGAACAGCTACGCCCGCAAGACCCTCCTGCGCCTGCCGTCGTCGAGCGTCACGCGCGACTGGATGCGCAGCGTCTCATCCAGGCAGACCGATCTCGAACTGCTGCGCGCCTACTCCGACCTGTACCAGAACTACACCCAGGCCGAGATCATCTACGACGACAGCCGAACCGCAGCTCTGAACGAGCAGCTGCCTCTCTCCGAGCGGGCGAAGTTCGGTTTCAATTCGCAGTTGATCGACTGGGATCACTACCTTCAACAGGTGCACTTCCCGGCCGTGACCACACTGATGCGCACCTTCAGCTCTCGTCCCCGCCCCAAGGCGCAGGTCGAGAAACCGCTGCCGCACAACCCCGACGCCGTTGCGGTCTTCGACCTCGAAGGCACCGTGCTGGCGACCAACATCATCGAGCAGTACCTCTGGGTGAGACTCGCCAGCCTCGACAAGTCGAAGTGGCCGGCTGAACTTGCCAACCTCTTCGGCTCCCTGCCCCGCTACATCGCGACCGACCGGCGCGACCGGGGCGAGTTCCTCCGCACCTTCCTCCGGCGCTACGAAGGCGTCGACGAGGCCGCGCTCCGCGAACTCATCCGCGACTCGGTGGGCGACGTTCTGCTGCAGCGCATCCGGCCCGAAGCGGTCAGGCAGATTCGCAAGCACCGCGAGGCCGGCCACCGCACGGTTCTCGTGACCGGTACGATCGACGTCTTCACCTCGCCGTTCGTCTCGCTGTTCGACGAAGTCGTCGCGAGCTCGATGCACTCGCAGAACGGCATCTGGACGGGCTACCTTTCGAAGCCTCCGCTCGTCGACGAAGCGAGGGCGGCCTGGCTCCGCATCTATGCCGAGCGCGAGGGAATCGACCTGTCGAAGTCCTATGCCTACGGCGACAGCCACGCCGACCGCGCCTGGCTCGAACTCGTCGGAAACCCGCAGGCGGTCAACCCCGATGCGGCGCTCTACCAGCACGCAACGGTCAAGCACTGGCGCATCCACCAGTGGACCGACAACAAGATCTCGCCCATCGACACGATCGCCGAACTCCTGCGACCAGCTCCTCCTGTGACGGTCGCCGAGGCGAACCGCCCGCAACACGAACTTTCCACCGCACCCAGCCTGAAAGAGATCTTCCATGAGTAG
- a CDS encoding lactate racemase domain-containing protein yields the protein MSRPGFVLSVDAQTPPLVVFQGEKVLLERLPAGASVLYPPDALPGIRSVEAQIDRALAKPVDSEPLAALLHPETRVTIVFDDLSQPLTARTAPDVRQRVIERVLELAAVAGVDDVELIAATGLRRRLTAQDLRAVLGDRVFASFSPDRLRSHDSEATNDLVEVGRTADGTPIEINSRVVSSDLVISVRLASAVGNEGAPAVVTKLASAATARALNSPLAVAPGSADAYGALVDQIGDTAKVFTIDVTLSPEPTGPGTAFLSKREREWSLTDRALSTGLQAATRLLPSRKRVGLSQISGIGFGVTSVVAGRPSSVHPLTEAFLTQQQVGQVAAPADVALFGIPNPGGIGTTLNPVTAAALGLGQVFNGSTSAPVVRKGGTAIFYHPLANWFHPLYHPAYVDFFAEALATTTDSGRLSAEFEGKFASDPWYRHLYQTSFAHHALHPFHAWYSAAPAIEHLGDVIFVGGNLESTRRMGFKAATTLNDALEMASDSVGLSPSITYVHGAPVSISEVS from the coding sequence ATGAGTAGACCAGGATTCGTTCTGAGCGTCGACGCGCAGACCCCTCCACTCGTCGTCTTCCAGGGCGAGAAAGTGCTGCTGGAGCGGCTGCCCGCCGGTGCCAGTGTGCTGTACCCGCCTGACGCGCTCCCGGGCATCCGCTCAGTCGAAGCGCAGATCGACCGCGCACTCGCCAAGCCTGTCGACAGCGAACCGCTGGCTGCATTGCTTCACCCCGAGACCCGCGTGACGATCGTCTTCGACGACCTTTCGCAGCCGCTCACCGCACGCACTGCACCGGATGTTCGGCAGCGCGTCATCGAACGAGTGCTCGAGCTTGCCGCTGTGGCCGGCGTCGACGACGTCGAACTCATCGCGGCAACCGGGCTTCGGCGCCGCCTGACCGCGCAGGACCTGCGCGCAGTGCTCGGTGACCGCGTGTTCGCCTCGTTCTCACCCGACAGGCTGCGCAGCCACGACAGCGAAGCCACGAACGATCTCGTGGAGGTGGGCCGCACCGCCGACGGCACCCCGATCGAGATCAATTCCCGCGTCGTTTCGAGTGACCTGGTCATCTCGGTTCGCCTGGCCAGCGCCGTGGGCAACGAGGGCGCACCTGCCGTCGTCACGAAGCTGGCCAGCGCTGCGACCGCGCGCGCCCTCAACTCCCCTCTCGCGGTGGCTCCGGGCTCTGCCGATGCCTACGGCGCTCTCGTCGACCAGATCGGTGACACGGCCAAGGTCTTCACGATCGACGTCACGCTCTCACCTGAGCCGACCGGCCCCGGTACCGCGTTTCTCAGCAAGCGCGAACGCGAATGGAGCCTCACCGACAGGGCGCTCTCTACAGGACTCCAGGCTGCGACCCGTCTGCTTCCCTCTCGCAAACGTGTGGGGCTGAGCCAGATCTCGGGCATCGGGTTCGGCGTGACCTCGGTGGTTGCCGGGCGACCGAGCTCCGTGCATCCCCTCACCGAAGCCTTCCTGACTCAGCAGCAGGTCGGCCAGGTCGCCGCGCCCGCCGACGTCGCGCTCTTCGGAATCCCGAACCCCGGAGGAATCGGCACCACGCTGAACCCGGTGACGGCGGCTGCCCTCGGCCTCGGCCAGGTCTTCAACGGCTCGACCTCGGCGCCTGTGGTGCGCAAGGGCGGCACGGCGATCTTCTACCACCCGCTGGCGAACTGGTTCCACCCGCTGTACCACCCTGCCTACGTCGATTTCTTCGCCGAAGCGCTCGCCACGACGACCGATTCCGGCCGGCTCTCAGCCGAATTCGAGGGCAAGTTCGCCTCAGACCCGTGGTACCGGCACCTGTACCAGACGAGTTTCGCGCACCACGCGCTGCACCCGTTCCACGCCTGGTACTCGGCGGCCCCGGCCATCGAGCACCTCGGTGACGTGATATTCGTCGGCGGCAACCTCGAGTCGACCAGGCGCATGGGGTTCAAAGCAGCGACGACCCTGAACGACGCACTGGAGATGGCGAGCGACAGCGTCGGGCTCTCCCCGTCGATCACGTACGTCCACGGGGCACCGGTGAGCATCTCCGAGGTCAGCTGA
- a CDS encoding SDR family oxidoreductase, with product MGTALITGGSSGIGASFARALATRGENLVLVARDTEKLDRAAAALRLEFGVNVETVSADLAVRDDVVRIGEILARTDDPIDTLVNNAGFGVHTSLLAEDTTPHEHAFDVMCRAVLMLGAVAGRTMKARGSGTIINISSAAGFITMGSYSAIKAWVRIYSEGLAVELKGSGVQVTALCPGWVHTDFHDRAGIRKSSIPEFLWIDLDGMVEDGLADAASGKVISIPSKRYSALMFVARHAPRNGIRWISGRISSSRAH from the coding sequence ATGGGAACCGCATTGATCACTGGCGGCAGCTCGGGCATCGGAGCTTCGTTCGCCCGGGCGCTGGCGACCAGGGGTGAGAATCTTGTTCTGGTCGCGCGCGACACAGAGAAGCTTGACCGGGCGGCGGCAGCGCTGCGGCTGGAGTTCGGGGTGAACGTCGAGACTGTCTCTGCCGACCTCGCGGTGCGCGACGACGTTGTTCGCATCGGTGAGATCCTGGCGCGCACAGACGACCCGATCGACACTCTCGTGAACAACGCAGGCTTCGGGGTGCACACCTCGCTGCTGGCTGAAGACACGACGCCGCACGAGCACGCCTTCGACGTGATGTGCCGCGCGGTACTCATGCTGGGTGCGGTGGCAGGCCGAACCATGAAGGCGCGCGGCTCAGGCACGATCATCAACATCTCGAGTGCGGCGGGCTTCATCACGATGGGCAGCTACTCCGCGATCAAAGCGTGGGTGCGCATCTACAGCGAGGGTCTCGCGGTGGAATTGAAGGGCAGTGGGGTGCAGGTGACTGCGCTCTGCCCCGGCTGGGTTCACACCGACTTTCACGATCGCGCGGGCATTCGCAAGTCGTCGATACCGGAGTTCCTCTGGATCGATCTCGACGGAATGGTCGAAGACGGTCTTGCTGATGCCGCCAGTGGCAAGGTCATCTCCATCCCTTCCAAGCGGTACTCGGCGCTCATGTTCGTCGCCAGGCACGCCCCGCGAAACGGAATCCGGTGGATCTCGGGCCGCATTTCGTCCAGTCGCGCGCACTGA
- a CDS encoding 1-acyl-sn-glycerol-3-phosphate acyltransferase, which yields MVRIHVTGRSQLKDVHGAYIVVANHSSHLDAPLILGAMPSRLSRYLAAAAAADYFFDVWWRKGLTALFFNAFPVDRSAASRSNGLTGKLLHHGVPLLVFPEGTRSKDGTIAPFKAGAAALCIKYGIPCLPLAIIGASEAMPRGRNWPVPGRPPVEVAFGEPLIAADGETVDQFNKRIERTVRELHVSHQPKPPISLIDPDLQNDPGTPGTTQTPTEGAA from the coding sequence ATGGTGAGAATCCACGTCACCGGTCGCTCGCAGTTGAAGGATGTGCACGGCGCGTACATCGTCGTAGCCAATCACAGCAGCCATCTGGATGCCCCGCTCATCCTCGGCGCAATGCCGAGCAGGCTCTCCCGTTACCTTGCGGCCGCTGCAGCTGCGGACTACTTCTTCGACGTGTGGTGGCGCAAGGGCCTCACTGCGCTGTTCTTCAACGCCTTTCCGGTCGATCGCAGTGCGGCCTCCCGGTCGAACGGCCTCACCGGCAAGCTGTTGCACCACGGGGTGCCGCTCCTGGTCTTTCCCGAGGGAACGCGTTCCAAAGACGGAACGATCGCCCCCTTCAAAGCGGGGGCAGCGGCCCTCTGCATCAAGTACGGCATCCCGTGTCTGCCGCTGGCGATCATCGGTGCCTCAGAGGCGATGCCGCGAGGGCGCAACTGGCCCGTGCCCGGCCGGCCACCGGTCGAAGTCGCCTTCGGTGAACCACTGATCGCCGCCGACGGTGAGACTGTCGACCAGTTCAACAAGCGCATCGAGCGCACGGTGCGGGAGCTTCACGTCTCGCACCAGCCGAAACCACCAATCAGCCTGATCGATCCAGACCTGCAGAACGACCCCGGAACGCCGGGTACTACGCAAACCCCCACCGAAGGAGCCGCATGA